One region of Streptomyces sp. CG4 genomic DNA includes:
- a CDS encoding transposase codes for MFVGWDWASASHDVTVIDDRGIVIDHWAFQHSEDDFSAALARLSSHGTPAELPVIIERSSGLVADRLLKAGYPVVPVHPTAFHAARPRWVASGAKSDPGDSYRLADYLPTDGHRLRRLVPVELAGTEHLVQVLHGRKTKITEFHGVERG; via the coding sequence ATGTTCGTCGGATGGGACTGGGCCAGCGCCAGCCACGACGTGACCGTCATTGACGACCGCGGCATCGTGATCGACCACTGGGCCTTCCAGCACAGCGAAGACGACTTCTCGGCCGCCTTGGCCCGACTGTCCAGCCACGGCACCCCGGCTGAACTGCCCGTCATCATCGAACGTTCCAGTGGACTGGTCGCCGACCGTCTGCTCAAGGCCGGATACCCGGTCGTGCCCGTCCACCCCACCGCCTTTCACGCCGCACGACCTCGATGGGTCGCTTCCGGTGCCAAATCCGATCCCGGTGACAGCTACAGACTCGCGGACTACCTACCCACCGACGGCCACCGCCTGCGCCGCCTCGTGCCTGTCGAGCTGGCCGGCACGGAACATCTCGTTCAGGTACTCCATGGCCGCAAGACGAAGATCACAGAGTTTCATGGCGTAGAGCGCGGGTGA